The following proteins come from a genomic window of Microtus pennsylvanicus isolate mMicPen1 chromosome 22, mMicPen1.hap1, whole genome shotgun sequence:
- the Adcyap1 gene encoding pituitary adenylate cyclase-activating polypeptide — MTMCSGVRLALLVYGIIMHSSVSCSPAAAGLRFPGIRPEDEAYDQDGNPLQDFYDWDPPGVGSPASALRDAYALYYPADRRDVAHEILNEAYRKVLDQLSARKYLQSVVARGVGENLGGGAADDRAPLTKRHSDGIFTDSYSRYRKQMAVKKYLAAVLGKRYKQRVKNKGRRIAYL; from the exons ATGACCATGTGTAGCGGAGTGAGGCTGGCCTTGCTGGTCTACGGGATAATAATGCATAGCAGCGTCTCCTGCTCACCTGCCGCCGCTGGACTCCGTTTTCCTGGAATCAG GCCAGAAGATGAGGCTTACGACCAGGACGGGAACCCGCTGCAGGACTTCTACGACTGGGACCCCCCGGGCGTAGGGAGCCCCGCCTCCGCGCTGCGTGACGCCTATGCCCTCTACTACCCTGCGGACAGGAG AGATGTCGCCCACGAGATCCTTAACGAAGCCTACCGCAAAGTTTTGGACCAGTTGTCCGCCAGGAAGTACCTGCAGTCGGTCGTGGCCAGGGGCGTGGG CGAGAATCTAGGCGGCGGCGCAGCGGACGACCGGGCACCCCTTACCAAGCGCCACTCGGACGGCATCTTCACCGATAGCTACAGCCGTTACCGAAAACAAATGGCTGTCAAGAAATACTTGGCGGCCGTGCTAGGGAAAAGGTATAAACAGAGGGTTAAAAACAAAGGACGCCGAATAGCGTACTTGTAG